A stretch of bacterium DNA encodes these proteins:
- a CDS encoding PrsW family glutamic-type intramembrane protease, whose protein sequence is MVGLLVLAIAPAVALFLFFYLRDKYRREPIGVLLVTFALGAASLVPAAITSLSLQKLTGWRSSTPSLLHAFLGAMIIVGLVEEGAKFIVVRFYAYHRPEFDEPYDGIMYSVMAALGFATLENIIYIFSNGAGTGVMRALLAMPSHAFDGVLMGYFLGEAKFARNDRVGNWLSALGFGLAVIAHGLYDFIVFSLDKRPLMVLSLLTMAVLFWVIFFKATRKLSEQSPYKHPQLVALRRDSAEEAKTEEHTDNLQDTKPPQKG, encoded by the coding sequence ATGGTCGGACTACTCGTCCTCGCCATCGCCCCGGCCGTCGCCCTGTTCCTCTTCTTCTACCTCCGCGACAAGTACCGAAGAGAACCCATCGGTGTCCTGCTGGTAACGTTCGCGCTGGGCGCCGCCTCACTGGTTCCCGCGGCAATCACGTCGCTCTCGCTTCAGAAGCTCACCGGCTGGCGCTCAAGCACCCCCAGCCTGCTCCATGCCTTCCTCGGCGCGATGATTATCGTCGGCCTGGTCGAAGAGGGCGCGAAGTTCATTGTCGTCCGGTTCTACGCCTACCACCGGCCCGAGTTCGACGAACCCTATGACGGGATAATGTACTCGGTCATGGCCGCGCTCGGCTTTGCCACCCTAGAAAACATCATCTACATCTTCTCAAACGGCGCCGGAACCGGCGTGATGCGCGCGCTGCTGGCGATGCCGAGCCACGCCTTCGACGGCGTGCTGATGGGCTACTTCCTCGGCGAGGCCAAGTTCGCGCGCAACGACCGTGTCGGCAACTGGCTTTCCGCTCTTGGTTTCGGATTGGCAGTCATCGCCCACGGGCTATACGACTTCATTGTTTTCTCGCTCGACAAGAGGCCGCTGATGGTGCTAAGCCTGCTCACGATGGCGGTTCTATTCTGGGTTATTTTCTTCAAGGCCACTCGGAAACTGTCGGAACAGTCGCCCTACAAACACCCGCAGCTAGTCGCACTTCGCCGCGACTCGGCCGAAGAGGCGAAGACCGAAGAACATACGGACAACCTACAAGACACAAAGCCACCGCAGAAGGGATGA
- a CDS encoding transaldolase family protein — MGLFLDSAKIEEVRRAVELGFLSGVTTNPTIMAKVKGQPKDIIRQICALAPGPVFYQVTAKTPEEREREGREFFDICREKVVLKIPATTENLALMAKLSRDTPCAATAVYSGAQTLVACEAGARYVIPYVNRATRLLGDGNKLVAEMAAVLRTSDRCVEILAASIKSADEATQAVVAGANHLTLPLDILLSLGNHPLSDAAIEEFSRAGQ; from the coding sequence GTGGGACTATTCCTGGATAGCGCGAAGATTGAGGAAGTAAGGCGGGCGGTCGAGCTCGGGTTTCTTTCGGGCGTGACCACGAACCCGACCATCATGGCGAAGGTGAAGGGGCAGCCGAAAGACATCATTCGGCAGATCTGCGCACTTGCGCCTGGGCCGGTGTTCTATCAGGTGACGGCAAAGACGCCGGAAGAGCGGGAGCGCGAGGGCAGGGAGTTCTTCGACATCTGCCGCGAGAAGGTCGTGCTGAAGATACCTGCCACAACCGAGAACCTGGCTTTGATGGCGAAGCTCTCACGGGACACTCCGTGTGCCGCTACCGCTGTCTACAGCGGAGCTCAGACTCTCGTCGCCTGCGAAGCGGGCGCTCGCTACGTGATTCCCTATGTGAACCGGGCTACGCGGTTACTTGGTGACGGGAACAAGCTGGTGGCCGAGATGGCGGCGGTGCTCAGGACGTCCGACAGATGTGTTGAGATACTGGCCGCGAGTATCAAGTCGGCCGATGAGGCCACGCAGGCCGTAGTGGCCGGGGCGAATCATCTGACGCTACCGCTGGACATACTGCTCAGTCTCGGCAATCACCCACTGTCGGATGCGGCTATCGAGGAGTTTTCGCGGGCGGGTCAGTAG
- a CDS encoding ribokinase produces the protein MKGDRPRVLVVGSFVTDLMFRVKHRPGPGETMLAEDFGMFLGGKGFNQAVGARRLGADVCIVGRVGRDPFGDMFVAKLEQEGICLSGVTRDPEAGTAIATPVVDENGQNSIIAAPRANMRVTPEDVLAVEEQIALADILMLQFEIPLAASRRAAEIARKHGTLVLLDPAPVRHGGQEESRIQNPESRVQNCGDSPQRHEDTKADGETRDQKPETRNQNCGDGFHHQDAKAPSQTEGGRSQSSRTEMPEHSTTRPLDDFYFDYLVPNEIEAHMLTGRMTPEEAAAVLLPETRQGVVISLGEEGALAVDRAALTRFPAHKVNVVDTTGAGDAFRAGLAVRIAEGASLDEAVRFANACGALACTIMGAEPSMPRRDHVERFLTRTEKE, from the coding sequence ATGAAAGGCGACCGGCCTCGCGTTCTGGTTGTCGGGAGCTTCGTGACCGACCTCATGTTTAGAGTGAAGCACCGGCCCGGACCGGGCGAGACGATGCTGGCCGAAGACTTCGGTATGTTCCTCGGCGGCAAGGGGTTCAACCAGGCGGTCGGAGCGAGGCGACTGGGCGCTGACGTGTGCATCGTCGGTCGGGTCGGCCGCGACCCGTTCGGTGACATGTTCGTCGCCAAGCTGGAGCAGGAAGGAATCTGCCTGAGTGGCGTGACCCGCGACCCTGAGGCGGGAACCGCGATTGCCACGCCGGTCGTGGACGAGAACGGGCAGAACAGCATCATCGCCGCGCCGCGGGCCAACATGCGCGTGACGCCCGAGGATGTGCTCGCGGTAGAGGAGCAGATTGCCCTCGCCGACATCCTGATGCTCCAGTTCGAGATACCGTTGGCAGCGTCGCGGCGTGCCGCCGAGATTGCCCGGAAGCACGGAACACTGGTGCTGCTCGACCCTGCGCCGGTGAGGCATGGAGGACAGGAAGAATCCAGAATCCAGAATCCAGAGTCCAGGGTCCAGAATTGCGGGGATTCACCACAAAGACACGAAGACACAAAGGCGGACGGAGAAACCAGAGACCAGAAACCAGAAACTAGAAACCAGAATTGCGGAGACGGATTTCACCACCAAGACGCAAAGGCACCAAGTCAGACAGAAGGGGGCAGAAGCCAGAGTTCCAGAACGGAGATGCCGGAACACTCGACCACGAGACCACTGGACGACTTCTACTTTGACTACCTTGTGCCCAACGAAATCGAAGCCCACATGCTGACCGGCAGGATGACGCCGGAGGAAGCGGCGGCTGTGCTTCTGCCCGAGACGCGGCAGGGCGTGGTTATCTCACTCGGCGAAGAAGGCGCGCTGGCAGTTGACCGCGCCGCGCTGACCCGGTTCCCGGCGCACAAGGTGAACGTCGTGGACACGACCGGCGCTGGGGATGCGTTCCGCGCCGGATTGGCGGTGAGAATTGCCGAGGGTGCCAGCCTTGATGAAGCTGTGCGATTCGCCAACGCCTGCGGCGCTCTCGCCTGCACCATCATGGGCGCTGAACCATCCATGCCAAGGCGGGATCATGTCGAACGTTTCTTGACCCGAACCGAAAAGGAGTGA
- a CDS encoding AIPR family protein yields the protein MIVTQRELDQTFKEHSVHYGGVKEDYFAVLYLMREYGYQSVEEVACQVAFGGDDYGFDAFHLDMTRRNLYLFQFKWSENHTLFRESFRRLISAGIQRIFGDPLQDERQNPLVGQLKSAIIENKAIVDRVIVQFVFNGDARAAENSPTLTALREELEDKRHVVNGFFGREVEFFTQFASNQTKKKWTPPVQKLHRYDVDMPWHGECVGPAGERLHVGTVRLMDLYRMYREMGFRFFERNIRAGLSPESRPNRALRAAFRDIVLAERDEPSVFAFNHNGVALAVEALEVADRRATIVEPRLLNGAQTITSLAKFVDDNKDNAALVSNRSRLEDVHVIAKFISAASRDFVVNVTVRNNQQNPVEPWHLRANDDIQLAIQEKLRDDLRLFYERQEESFESLSDSELEDQGYDVTVGRAVDIKKLAQTFLAIQGQTDRMSRLRDVFGEEKQYSDCFRKCYLEADSRKIILLYKVQLKLNSVVQEIVKRGENKYDYMGRARNLIWALVVQGVLNADDLDDLTNSYGNDLVVRGNYLDRLKQVASTRVRFIVAEAVNNNDDQTRLAQESYSFLRTNAMFDRCMNVARRRFQWEKLPL from the coding sequence ATGATTGTCACGCAGAGAGAACTCGACCAAACCTTCAAAGAACACTCAGTTCACTATGGTGGCGTGAAAGAGGACTACTTCGCAGTTCTCTACCTGATGAGGGAGTATGGTTACCAATCGGTCGAGGAGGTAGCCTGTCAGGTGGCATTCGGTGGCGATGACTACGGCTTCGACGCGTTTCATCTCGACATGACAAGACGGAATCTCTATCTGTTCCAATTCAAGTGGTCGGAGAATCACACTCTGTTCAGAGAATCGTTCAGGCGTCTGATCTCAGCAGGCATTCAACGCATATTCGGTGACCCGCTTCAGGACGAGAGACAGAATCCTCTTGTCGGACAACTCAAGTCGGCCATTATCGAGAACAAGGCTATTGTGGATCGCGTCATCGTTCAGTTCGTCTTCAACGGGGACGCGAGGGCTGCTGAGAACAGCCCTACGCTTACCGCCTTACGTGAGGAACTTGAAGACAAACGGCACGTCGTGAACGGATTCTTTGGGAGAGAGGTGGAATTCTTCACCCAGTTCGCTTCGAACCAGACCAAGAAGAAGTGGACCCCGCCTGTCCAAAAACTCCACAGGTACGATGTCGACATGCCCTGGCATGGAGAATGCGTCGGCCCCGCGGGAGAGCGCCTTCATGTGGGCACAGTCAGACTGATGGATCTCTATCGCATGTATCGTGAGATGGGGTTTAGGTTCTTCGAGAGGAACATTCGAGCGGGTCTGTCACCGGAATCGCGCCCAAATCGTGCCCTTAGAGCAGCGTTTCGGGACATTGTCCTTGCCGAGAGGGACGAGCCCAGCGTCTTTGCGTTCAACCACAACGGTGTCGCCCTGGCGGTCGAGGCTCTCGAGGTCGCCGATCGTCGGGCGACCATTGTGGAGCCCCGCCTTCTGAATGGTGCGCAGACTATCACGAGCTTGGCGAAGTTCGTTGATGACAACAAAGACAATGCGGCGCTTGTTAGTAACCGCAGCCGCCTTGAGGACGTACACGTCATCGCGAAGTTCATATCGGCTGCCTCGCGTGACTTTGTGGTGAACGTGACTGTCAGAAACAACCAGCAGAACCCGGTTGAGCCGTGGCATCTCAGGGCAAACGACGACATTCAGCTCGCCATACAAGAGAAGCTCAGGGACGACCTCCGTCTCTTCTACGAAAGACAGGAGGAGTCATTCGAGAGTCTGTCGGATTCCGAGCTCGAGGACCAGGGGTACGACGTCACTGTTGGCAGGGCCGTTGATATCAAGAAGCTGGCGCAGACGTTTCTTGCCATACAGGGGCAGACCGACCGGATGTCTCGGCTCAGGGATGTCTTTGGCGAGGAGAAACAGTATTCGGACTGTTTCCGCAAGTGCTACCTAGAGGCGGACAGCAGGAAGATCATTCTGCTATACAAGGTGCAGTTGAAACTGAATAGCGTCGTGCAGGAAATCGTGAAACGAGGCGAGAACAAGTACGACTACATGGGTCGAGCACGCAATCTCATTTGGGCGCTCGTGGTGCAGGGCGTGCTCAACGCGGACGACCTTGACGACCTAACTAACAGCTACGGCAACGACCTAGTCGTTCGGGGGAACTACCTCGATCGGCTCAAGCAAGTCGCTTCAACCCGCGTGAGATTCATCGTCGCTGAAGCTGTGAACAACAATGACGATCAGACGAGGCTCGCCCAAGAGAGCTATAGTTTCTTGCGGACTAATGCCATGTTTGACAGGTGCATGAACGTTGCTCGACGGAGATTCCAGTGGGAGAAGCTGCCGCTATAG
- a CDS encoding phage holin family protein — MKLLIRWLIAALALFLAAWIVPGIKVAANAWWIYAVMAVILGLVNALVRPVLKLLSCGLIILTLGLFTLVINALTLWLSSSIAVHWFHVGFYVRGFWAAFFGALIVSIATMIMSALFRDKDK, encoded by the coding sequence GTGAAGCTTCTCATCCGATGGCTGATTGCGGCGCTTGCCTTGTTCCTTGCCGCCTGGATCGTGCCGGGCATCAAGGTCGCGGCCAACGCGTGGTGGATCTATGCGGTGATGGCCGTCATTCTGGGTCTGGTCAACGCGCTCGTCAGGCCGGTCCTCAAGTTGCTATCCTGCGGGCTCATCATTCTGACGCTTGGTTTGTTCACGCTCGTCATCAATGCCCTGACGCTGTGGTTGTCGTCGTCCATCGCCGTCCACTGGTTTCACGTCGGCTTCTACGTGCGCGGGTTCTGGGCCGCGTTCTTTGGCGCGCTCATCGTCAGCATCGCCACCATGATCATGTCGGCGTTGTTCAGAGATAAGGACAAGTAG
- the lysS gene encoding lysine--tRNA ligase — MSDNPSQADSRQPTTDGPIQTSGHDREIRLAKLAKLREAGVNPYAYKWDRTHTNAKAIAEFERVQSSEPSGAGLGHDPNSPSGIGSCPALEVRVAGRLMSRREHGKTQFAHIQDETGKLQLYLRKDTLGEQAFANLSLLDLGDFVGARGEMFRTKTGEVTVNVKELVLLTKSLHPLPEKFHGLTDVEMRYRQRYVDLIVNQESRQVLLNRIRVTGLVRRFLSERGFDEVETPILQPIYGGAAAQPFETFYNVLEQKMFMRISDELYLKRLIVGGLEKVFEIGKDFRNEGLDRTHNPEFTQMELYWAYADYNDVLALVEELFKFLATEACGKTEIPFGDHIVDLGRPWQRMKFVDTLAARIEADPMKLSMPMLKKVAARFNVQTTEDISRAKLLDKLFSELIQDHIIDPTFVMDHPKVTTPLAKSHRDNPELVERFEPVVCGMELGNAFSELNDPAEQRQRFEEGVALNEEFATVDEDYCTALEFGMPPTGGLGLGIDRIAMLLTNSQTIRDVILFPQLRPQKE; from the coding sequence ATGAGCGACAACCCTAGTCAAGCCGACAGCCGACAGCCGACGACTGACGGCCCAATCCAGACCAGCGGTCATGACCGCGAAATCAGGCTGGCCAAACTCGCCAAGCTGCGCGAGGCCGGAGTCAATCCGTATGCCTACAAGTGGGACCGGACCCACACGAACGCGAAGGCGATTGCAGAATTCGAGAGAGTCCAGAGTTCAGAGCCTTCGGGTGCCGGCTTGGGACACGATCCCAATTCCCCGAGCGGAATTGGGTCATGTCCCGCGCTTGAGGTTCGCGTCGCCGGACGGTTGATGTCGCGGCGGGAGCACGGCAAGACCCAGTTCGCCCACATTCAGGACGAGACCGGTAAGCTCCAGCTATACCTGCGCAAGGATACGCTGGGCGAGCAGGCGTTCGCGAACCTGAGCCTGCTCGACCTCGGGGACTTCGTGGGAGCACGGGGCGAGATGTTCCGCACCAAGACCGGCGAGGTCACGGTCAACGTGAAGGAACTTGTGCTGCTCACTAAGTCCCTCCACCCGTTGCCGGAGAAGTTCCACGGCCTGACCGACGTGGAGATGCGCTATCGGCAACGCTACGTTGACCTGATTGTCAATCAGGAGTCGCGACAGGTTCTGCTGAATCGGATTAGGGTGACCGGTCTAGTGCGTCGGTTCCTTTCCGAGCGCGGGTTTGACGAGGTAGAGACGCCGATTCTGCAGCCGATATATGGCGGGGCCGCGGCTCAGCCGTTCGAGACGTTCTACAACGTACTCGAACAGAAGATGTTCATGCGGATTTCCGACGAGCTGTACCTGAAGCGGCTGATTGTCGGCGGGCTGGAAAAGGTCTTCGAAATCGGCAAGGACTTCCGCAATGAGGGTCTGGACCGGACGCACAATCCCGAGTTCACGCAGATGGAGCTCTACTGGGCCTATGCCGACTACAATGACGTGCTGGCCCTGGTCGAGGAGCTGTTCAAGTTCCTCGCCACCGAGGCCTGCGGCAAGACTGAGATTCCGTTCGGCGACCATATTGTGGACTTGGGGCGGCCATGGCAGCGGATGAAGTTCGTGGATACGCTGGCAGCGCGGATTGAGGCGGACCCGATGAAGCTCTCGATGCCGATGCTCAAGAAGGTCGCGGCGCGGTTCAACGTCCAGACCACCGAGGACATTTCGCGCGCCAAGCTGCTGGACAAGCTCTTCAGCGAGTTGATCCAGGACCACATCATTGACCCGACGTTCGTGATGGACCATCCGAAGGTGACGACGCCGCTGGCCAAGAGCCACCGCGATAACCCGGAGTTGGTTGAGCGGTTCGAGCCGGTGGTGTGCGGCATGGAACTGGGCAATGCGTTCTCCGAGCTGAATGACCCGGCCGAGCAGCGGCAGCGGTTTGAGGAAGGCGTGGCTCTGAACGAGGAGTTCGCGACGGTTGACGAGGACTATTGCACAGCGCTCGAGTTCGGCATGCCGCCGACCGGCGGGCTCGGGCTGGGCATCGACCGTATCGCCATGCTGCTCACGAACTCGCAGACCATACGGGACGTCATACTATTCCCTCAACTTCGCCCGCAGAAAGAGTGA
- a CDS encoding four helix bundle protein: MRDFRSDLSERLLDFAVSVVALAPRLQRSATGRFMVGQLVRSASSAGANFHEACGAESRADFAHKMQVVLKELRETEYWLKLVTRAKLLPTDLLSEPLAEADELIRIVVKSVVTAKSRP; encoded by the coding sequence ATGAGGGACTTCCGATCGGACCTGAGCGAACGGCTGCTAGACTTCGCGGTCAGCGTCGTTGCGCTCGCCCCGCGTCTGCAGCGCTCGGCAACCGGTCGTTTCATGGTGGGGCAACTGGTGCGTTCTGCTTCCTCAGCAGGTGCGAACTTCCATGAAGCTTGTGGTGCCGAAAGCAGAGCCGACTTCGCACATAAGATGCAGGTGGTCCTCAAGGAATTGCGCGAGACCGAGTACTGGTTGAAGCTGGTCACGCGGGCAAAACTGCTTCCGACCGATCTGCTGTCGGAACCATTGGCTGAGGCGGACGAGTTGATCAGAATCGTGGTGAAGTCCGTTGTCACTGCCAAGTCGAGACCCTGA
- a CDS encoding ABC transporter permease, with the protein MARRYLRGRGRRLISGITAIAIGGVFVGVAAIIIVLSVENGFHQELTNRILGATPHVTVAKYSYEPIPTWIGDSLQREIARVPDVVSVAPFIYAKTLVRSENGVEGVVIRGVDPKHEKEITGISGNIVQGHFAFDSSGVVIGVELARELGLSIGDSLNLASPFGGTMTAFGFIPRTRYFRVNGIFDSGMYEYNSSFVFLSLGAIQRFLDMENMVTGFEVQVKDVYAADRTAHIITRQLGYPYRASDWILQNRNLFSALRLEKVVTFIVLVLIVLVAAFNIIGMLMMMVIRKTREIGILKAMGARPATVTRIFVWAGGLIGVIGTVTGAGFGLLACWLLNKYRFVSLPGDVYFIKNLPVQVLAQDFVVVCIAAIVITFAATVYPALKAARLVPLEAIRYE; encoded by the coding sequence ATGGCAAGACGCTACCTGCGCGGACGGGGTCGGCGCCTCATCTCCGGAATAACCGCGATTGCCATCGGCGGAGTGTTCGTCGGCGTTGCGGCTATCATCATCGTGCTCTCAGTCGAGAATGGATTCCACCAGGAACTTACCAACCGGATTCTCGGTGCTACGCCGCACGTAACCGTAGCCAAGTATTCGTATGAGCCGATTCCCACCTGGATCGGCGATTCGTTGCAGCGTGAGATTGCCCGGGTGCCGGACGTTGTTTCGGTCGCACCGTTCATCTACGCGAAGACACTGGTCCGCTCAGAAAACGGAGTCGAGGGAGTTGTGATTCGCGGCGTCGATCCGAAGCACGAGAAGGAGATTACCGGCATATCGGGGAATATCGTGCAGGGACACTTCGCCTTCGACTCCAGCGGCGTGGTCATCGGCGTCGAACTGGCGCGTGAGCTCGGACTCTCGATCGGCGACAGCCTGAATCTCGCCTCACCGTTCGGCGGAACAATGACTGCCTTCGGTTTCATCCCTCGCACGCGGTACTTCCGGGTGAACGGTATCTTCGACTCCGGGATGTACGAGTATAACTCGAGCTTCGTATTCCTGTCGCTTGGGGCAATCCAGCGATTCCTGGACATGGAGAACATGGTCACTGGTTTCGAGGTCCAGGTGAAGGACGTCTACGCCGCCGACCGCACGGCGCACATCATCACGCGGCAGCTCGGCTATCCGTACCGCGCCTCGGACTGGATCCTCCAGAACCGCAATCTCTTTTCCGCCTTGCGGCTGGAGAAGGTCGTGACCTTCATCGTGCTGGTGCTGATTGTGCTGGTTGCCGCCTTCAACATCATCGGCATGCTGATGATGATGGTTATCCGCAAGACCCGCGAGATCGGCATCCTGAAGGCGATGGGCGCCAGGCCCGCCACGGTGACACGCATCTTCGTTTGGGCCGGCGGGTTAATCGGAGTCATCGGCACCGTGACCGGCGCGGGCTTCGGCCTGCTCGCCTGCTGGCTGCTGAACAAGTACCGGTTCGTATCGCTGCCCGGCGACGTCTATTTCATCAAGAATCTGCCGGTGCAGGTGCTGGCGCAGGACTTCGTCGTTGTCTGCATCGCGGCCATCGTCATCACGTTCGCGGCCACGGTCTACCCGGCTTTGAAGGCGGCGAGGCTCGTGCCGCTGGAAGCAATCAGATATGAGTGA
- a CDS encoding ABC transporter ATP-binding protein, protein MSEATRDEGLGARGQVSDPDPQPLTPDPSVVLRATDVWRVFETGAERLEILRGVNLEVSRGELVAILGPSGTGKSTLLHVLGALDRPTRGRVFLDSADVFSYPESKLHELRNRKLGFVFQFHHLLSEFTVLENVAMPLLVAGVARPEAMDRAHRVLEDVGFLTRLTHRPSELSGGEKARAAVGRALVNNPAVILADEPTGNLDTTSAAALVDLMVRLSSERKMTILVVTHNQSVADRATRRLHLAEGRLTEER, encoded by the coding sequence ATGAGTGAAGCGACCAGGGATGAGGGACTAGGGGCTAGGGGTCAGGTTTCGGACCCTGACCCCCAACCCCTGACCCCTGACCCCTCGGTCGTGCTCCGCGCGACCGACGTATGGCGCGTGTTCGAGACCGGGGCTGAGCGTCTGGAAATCCTCCGCGGCGTGAACCTGGAGGTCAGCCGAGGCGAGCTGGTGGCGATTCTCGGCCCTTCGGGAACCGGCAAATCTACCCTCCTGCACGTGCTCGGAGCGCTGGATCGCCCCACAAGAGGCCGAGTGTTCCTTGATTCAGCTGACGTTTTCAGCTACCCTGAGTCCAAGCTCCACGAACTGAGAAATCGGAAGCTCGGGTTCGTGTTCCAGTTTCACCACTTGCTGTCCGAGTTCACGGTTCTGGAGAACGTGGCAATGCCGCTGCTTGTTGCGGGCGTGGCTCGGCCCGAGGCGATGGACCGTGCGCACCGCGTGCTCGAGGACGTCGGATTCCTGACCCGGCTCACCCACCGGCCGTCCGAGCTATCGGGCGGAGAAAAGGCGCGGGCGGCAGTGGGACGCGCGCTGGTGAATAACCCGGCGGTGATTCTCGCCGACGAGCCGACCGGCAACCTCGACACGACCTCGGCGGCGGCGCTGGTTGACCTGATGGTGCGACTGAGCAGCGAAAGGAAAATGACGATTCTGGTAGTGACTCACAATCAGTCCGTCGCCGACCGAGCGACACGCCGGCTCCATCTAGCCGAAGGAAGACTCACGGAGGAGAGGTGA
- a CDS encoding UvrB/UvrC motif-containing protein — protein MKLCDLCGKGEATMKVSQLDKNGKVTEVSVCAECARQRGFAEVEQLKAGAAEIIAELKTRVDEADAKLVCPSCGLTYAEFKRQGRLGCADCYVSFHDQLLPVIRRIHDAVQHVGRTASGGRKHAQVQMNIQKLRQALSGAIQDEDYEKAAALRDQLKHAEAE, from the coding sequence ATGAAACTCTGTGACCTTTGCGGCAAGGGCGAGGCGACGATGAAGGTGAGCCAGCTCGACAAGAACGGCAAGGTCACCGAGGTCTCGGTTTGCGCCGAGTGCGCGCGCCAGCGGGGGTTCGCCGAGGTCGAGCAGCTCAAGGCGGGCGCGGCGGAGATAATCGCCGAGTTGAAGACGCGCGTCGACGAGGCCGATGCGAAACTGGTCTGCCCGAGCTGCGGCCTGACGTATGCGGAATTCAAGCGACAGGGCCGGCTGGGCTGTGCCGATTGCTACGTTTCCTTCCACGACCAACTATTGCCGGTGATACGCCGAATCCACGACGCGGTTCAACACGTGGGCCGGACCGCGAGCGGCGGCCGCAAACATGCGCAGGTCCAGATGAACATCCAGAAGCTGCGCCAGGCCCTGTCCGGTGCAATCCAGGACGAGGACTACGAGAAAGCCGCCGCCCTGCGCGACCAGCTCAAGCACGCGGAAGCAGAATGA
- a CDS encoding protein arginine kinase, with amino-acid sequence MNSTGTVGKWLAAAGPESDVVLSTRVRLARNLAEVPFTHRSKADAQERTVEAVRLALTDSGYIAAGEFIDNERLSEQYGQYLVERHLASPDFTASKAKRGLYFSEDEATSLMVNEEDHLRFQVLASGLDFPEAFTAAATLDEKLEGQLQYAFSPEFGFLTACPTNLGTGMRASVLVHLPALVITREIEKVLRGALQIGLAVRGLYGEGTETKGNFFQISNQKTVGQTEWEIIETIADISRQIIQYERKARGYLMNKLRVEIEDKVFRSLGLLRGARILTSDEAINLIANLRLGIALGIVNELNLEQVTRLMVLVRPANLQAMLGENLTASERDERRATFVRETLVHQ; translated from the coding sequence ATGAACTCCACCGGCACTGTTGGCAAGTGGCTTGCGGCCGCCGGGCCGGAGAGCGATGTCGTGCTCTCGACCCGCGTTCGGCTGGCCCGAAACCTTGCCGAGGTGCCGTTCACTCACCGGTCAAAAGCGGACGCCCAGGAGCGAACCGTTGAGGCCGTTCGCCTGGCGCTCACCGATTCCGGCTACATAGCCGCCGGCGAGTTCATCGACAACGAGCGGCTTTCCGAACAGTACGGCCAATACCTGGTCGAGCGGCACCTGGCGTCGCCCGACTTCACTGCATCCAAAGCCAAGCGCGGGCTGTACTTCAGCGAAGATGAAGCTACGAGCCTCATGGTCAACGAAGAGGACCATCTCCGATTCCAGGTTCTGGCCTCGGGCCTTGATTTCCCGGAGGCGTTCACTGCGGCAGCAACGCTCGACGAGAAGCTGGAAGGACAACTTCAGTACGCGTTCTCGCCCGAGTTCGGATTCCTGACCGCGTGTCCGACCAATCTCGGAACCGGTATGCGGGCCTCGGTTCTCGTGCACCTGCCCGCGCTCGTCATCACCCGCGAAATTGAGAAGGTGCTGCGCGGGGCGTTGCAGATCGGCCTCGCGGTGCGCGGCCTGTACGGCGAGGGCACCGAAACCAAAGGGAACTTCTTCCAGATTTCCAACCAGAAGACGGTCGGCCAGACCGAGTGGGAAATCATCGAGACGATTGCCGACATCAGCCGGCAGATAATCCAGTACGAACGGAAGGCCCGTGGGTACCTTATGAACAAGCTCCGGGTCGAGATCGAGGACAAGGTCTTCCGTTCGCTCGGGCTGCTACGGGGGGCGCGCATCCTCACATCGGACGAGGCTATCAACCTGATTGCGAACCTCAGACTCGGGATCGCGCTCGGCATCGTAAACGAACTTAACCTGGAGCAGGTCACGCGGCTCATGGTGCTCGTCCGGCCCGCGAACCTGCAGGCAATGCTGGGCGAGAACCTGACCGCGTCGGAGCGCGACGAACGGCGCGCCACCTTCGTCAGAGAGACGCTGGTGCATCAGTGA